A section of the Clostridium omnivorum genome encodes:
- a CDS encoding DUF4363 family protein — translation MFDKVDMRHIIAIIWVVCFALLWIVFAKALPYKAMNSDLTTLEQNIKNKNWKQADRNMKSLKATHDKYRKIIQMNNATEIYTNFEAVFGQLEVTLENKQDSAIEYVGALKESLKLVAKAFSGP, via the coding sequence ATGTTTGACAAAGTAGATATGAGACATATTATAGCAATAATATGGGTTGTGTGCTTTGCATTATTATGGATAGTATTTGCAAAGGCACTTCCATATAAAGCTATGAATAGTGATTTGACTACCTTAGAACAGAATATTAAGAATAAGAATTGGAAACAAGCGGATAGGAACATGAAAAGTTTAAAAGCCACCCATGATAAGTACAGAAAGATAATTCAAATGAACAATGCCACTGAAATATATACAAATTTTGAAGCTGTTTTTGGTCAGCTGGAAGTAACATTAGAAAATAAGCAGGACAGCGCTATTGAATATGTGGGGGCTCTAAAAGAATCACTTAAGCTTGTAGCCAAAGCCTTTTCAGGTCCTTAA
- a CDS encoding YetF domain-containing protein: MWTAFINIFLRTIGAYLLLLLLTRLMGRKLISQMTFFDFTVGITAGTITGVVALGDINSFPYSAAALIIFALLAIASSYLHIKSFNARKVLNSEPVVLISQGQMVEENMKKCRVTINELMMLLREKSVFNAAEVEFAILETDGILSVLPKSEKQPLTPSDMKITTYYKGLSKDIIIDGKLMNENLDDTKFTVQWIEEQLKKQGIMNISDVFYAGLDSSNNLYVSLKSSTNEKHGMYGIE, translated from the coding sequence ATGTGGACTGCCTTTATTAATATATTTCTTAGAACAATTGGTGCGTATTTGTTACTTTTACTGTTAACAAGACTCATGGGAAGAAAGCTTATTTCACAAATGACCTTCTTTGATTTTACTGTTGGTATCACAGCAGGCACTATAACAGGTGTAGTTGCCTTGGGAGACATAAATTCTTTTCCGTATTCTGCAGCAGCTTTAATTATTTTTGCACTGCTTGCTATAGCCTCTTCCTACCTTCATATAAAAAGCTTTAATGCAAGAAAGGTATTAAACTCTGAGCCTGTAGTACTTATTTCACAAGGTCAAATGGTTGAAGAAAATATGAAAAAGTGCCGAGTAACCATTAATGAACTTATGATGCTGCTAAGAGAAAAAAGCGTATTTAATGCAGCTGAAGTTGAATTTGCAATATTAGAAACTGATGGCATTCTCTCTGTGCTTCCAAAGTCTGAAAAACAACCTCTTACTCCTTCAGATATGAAAATAACAACATATTATAAAGGTTTGAGCAAGGACATTATTATAGATGGAAAGCTGATGAATGAAAATCTTGATGATACAAAGTTTACAGTGCAGTGGATAGAAGAACAGTTAAAAAAGCAAGGCATAATGAATATATCGGATGTTTTCTATGCTGGGCTTGATTCATCAAACAATTTATATGTGTCACTAAAGAGTTCAACTAATGAAAAACATGGCATGTACGGTATAGAATAG
- a CDS encoding DUF4397 domain-containing protein — translation MFYCPYYNYCKSLYREEAAPVSYVRVLHAAPGAPSVDIYLNNRLIIRRLSYKDFSVYLPVSNGNYNIKVYPAGTTQNPVIDTNLEIPAKAIFTIAAIGTLPNLSLQPILEPIIPTEPGKVYIRFVHLSPNTPSVNLTLSDGTVLFKNLQYKEVADYIRVDPGTYSFELRLTSSNERILYVPNQHLRPNRIYTFYAVGLADKTPPLQALIPLDGNTYLKV, via the coding sequence ATGTTTTATTGCCCATACTATAATTATTGTAAATCACTCTACAGAGAAGAAGCTGCTCCAGTTTCCTATGTGAGAGTGCTTCATGCAGCACCAGGTGCTCCTTCAGTTGATATTTACTTAAACAACAGATTAATAATTAGAAGATTATCCTATAAAGACTTTTCAGTTTATCTTCCTGTTAGTAATGGAAATTATAATATAAAGGTTTATCCTGCTGGAACAACCCAAAATCCTGTTATAGATACCAATTTAGAAATACCAGCTAAGGCCATATTCACTATTGCAGCTATTGGAACTCTTCCAAATCTCAGCCTGCAGCCTATATTAGAACCAATAATTCCAACTGAGCCTGGTAAAGTTTATATTAGATTTGTTCACTTATCACCAAATACCCCTAGTGTAAATTTAACCCTTAGTGATGGGACGGTATTATTTAAAAATCTACAGTACAAGGAAGTAGCTGACTATATTCGAGTTGACCCTGGCACCTATTCCTTTGAACTAAGACTTACTTCTAGTAATGAAAGAATACTTTATGTACCAAATCAGCATCTTAGACCTAATCGCATTTATACTTTCTATGCTGTAGGCCTTGCTGATAAAACACCTCCACTACAGGCTCTTATTCCTCTAGATGGTAATACTTATTTAAAAGTATAA
- a CDS encoding L,D-transpeptidase family protein, translating to MNLKKFQKTILILLLYTLLFFIIPINVKASNYNYNAANKYEIVIEIGEKRLFLVDKNTKQVIKSYSIACGKVDTPSPLGTWTIISKAEWSGGFGTRWLGLNVPWGLYGIHGTNRPGSISSAASHGCIRMFNNDIEDLYKYVNVGTIVVIQCELYGAYNGGYRYLKPGDRGADVLEVQRLLKAKGYYSGSIDGVYGDGMKAGIIQFREENNLETSHDIDYKFYKKIGMDLFD from the coding sequence ATGAATTTGAAAAAGTTTCAAAAAACTATTCTAATTTTGCTATTATATACACTTTTATTTTTTATAATTCCTATAAATGTTAAGGCTTCAAATTATAATTATAACGCTGCTAACAAATATGAAATAGTGATTGAGATAGGAGAAAAAAGGCTATTTCTTGTTGATAAGAATACTAAGCAGGTTATAAAAAGCTATAGTATAGCTTGTGGGAAGGTTGATACCCCTTCACCTCTTGGTACATGGACTATTATAAGCAAAGCAGAATGGAGCGGAGGCTTTGGTACAAGATGGCTTGGTTTAAATGTACCTTGGGGACTATATGGAATTCATGGTACTAATAGACCAGGTTCTATAAGCTCTGCTGCTTCTCATGGCTGCATAAGAATGTTCAATAATGATATAGAGGATCTATATAAATACGTAAATGTTGGAACCATAGTGGTTATTCAATGTGAACTCTATGGAGCCTATAATGGAGGCTACAGATATTTAAAACCTGGAGACAGAGGTGCTGATGTGTTAGAAGTTCAACGATTGTTAAAAGCTAAAGGGTACTATTCAGGTAGTATTGACGGTGTTTACGGGGATGGAATGAAAGCTGGTATTATTCAATTTAGAGAAGAAAATAACTTGGAAACAAGCCATGATATAGATTACAAGTTCTATAAGAAAATAGGAATGGATTTATTTGACTAA
- a CDS encoding aspartate kinase, which produces MSVIVQKYGGSSVGTIEKIKKVAQSVIKKHEAGNSMVVVVSAMGDTTDELIALAKQVTDNPDRRELDALLSTGEMISSSLLAMALKAMGHDAISYSAYQIGIKTSGQYGKSLIDDIDGTKIRERLQEGKIVIVAGFQGINDEGDITTLGRGGSDTTAVAIAVKLNGSCEIYTDVDGIYSVDPRKYSAAKKLKEIDYEEMLELASLGAQVMHSRSIELGQKYSIPIYVGLSNSDIEGTVIREVKNMNMESKPVTGLATSDEDVAITVQNISNDINVLSNLFEDVASKRINIDMISQTAPVNGTVNISFTIPKDDLKECLDIVSLYSEGKNIIIDEDITKFSIVGIGMKTTSGVAAKMFKLFSRNDILVKMITTSEIRITCAIRQEDKLKAINIMASEFEL; this is translated from the coding sequence ATGTCTGTAATTGTTCAAAAATATGGTGGGAGTTCTGTAGGAACCATAGAAAAGATTAAAAAGGTAGCACAGAGCGTTATAAAAAAGCATGAAGCAGGCAATAGCATGGTGGTAGTAGTATCAGCTATGGGTGATACTACTGATGAATTAATTGCACTTGCAAAGCAGGTAACAGATAACCCTGACAGAAGAGAACTGGATGCTCTTTTATCTACAGGTGAGATGATTTCATCTTCGCTACTGGCTATGGCGCTTAAAGCTATGGGACACGATGCCATCAGCTATTCAGCATATCAAATTGGAATTAAAACCTCAGGTCAATATGGGAAATCATTAATAGACGATATTGATGGAACTAAAATACGAGAAAGGCTACAAGAAGGGAAAATAGTAATAGTTGCTGGTTTCCAAGGAATAAATGATGAGGGTGATATTACAACACTTGGAAGAGGTGGTTCTGACACTACCGCTGTTGCTATAGCTGTAAAGCTAAATGGAAGCTGTGAAATATATACGGATGTAGACGGAATTTATAGCGTTGACCCTAGAAAATATAGTGCAGCAAAGAAGCTTAAAGAAATTGACTATGAGGAAATGCTGGAGCTAGCAAGTCTTGGAGCGCAAGTTATGCATTCTCGTTCCATAGAGCTTGGTCAAAAGTATAGTATTCCTATATACGTTGGATTAAGTAATAGTGATATAGAAGGAACTGTAATTAGGGAGGTAAAGAATATGAACATGGAAAGTAAACCAGTAACAGGACTTGCAACTAGTGATGAAGATGTGGCTATAACAGTACAAAATATTTCTAATGATATAAATGTTTTATCTAATTTATTTGAAGATGTAGCAAGCAAGAGAATAAATATTGATATGATAAGCCAGACTGCACCAGTGAATGGTACTGTAAATATATCTTTTACTATACCTAAAGATGATTTGAAGGAGTGCCTAGATATAGTAAGTCTGTACTCCGAAGGGAAAAATATAATAATTGATGAAGATATAACTAAATTTTCTATAGTGGGAATAGGTATGAAAACTACCTCTGGAGTTGCTGCTAAGATGTTTAAGCTCTTTAGCAGAAATGATATATTAGTTAAAATGATTACTACCTCAGAGATTAGGATAACCTGTGCAATTAGACAAGAGGATAAGCTTAAAGCCATTAATATTATGGCATCAGAGTTTGAACTATAA
- the lysA gene encoding diaminopimelate decarboxylase, with amino-acid sequence MEFFGTTEVINNKLFIGGVNTVDLVAQYGTPLYVIDETLIRNKCKRYFKGFKVNEMGNRVAYAGKAFLTIAMCQIINEEGLCLDVVSGGELYTAIKSSFPLERVYFHGNNKTLDEIDMGVKYGVGRFVVDNFYEIERINEVAEKHNKVQSILLRITPGIEAHTHDYIKTGQIDSKFGFTILNDNALEAVRKAAALPNINLVGLHCHIGSQIFELEPYEEAADVMLTLMSSIKNKLGIELEELDLGGGFGIHYRMGDKPRSIEEFCETIIRRAEYKAFELNIKLPRLVIEPGRSIVGKAGTTLYSIGSIKDIPEVRKYVAVDGGMTDNIRPALYKAEYECVIANRVESSSHEKVTISGKCCESGDILLSDVDIPSVESGDILAVLSTGAYGYSMSSNYNKIPRAAVVLVGDGKSRLICKRQSYEDLISTELSL; translated from the coding sequence ATGGAGTTCTTTGGAACAACGGAAGTTATTAATAATAAGCTTTTTATAGGTGGGGTAAATACCGTGGATTTAGTAGCTCAATATGGTACTCCACTATATGTAATTGATGAAACATTAATAAGAAATAAGTGTAAGAGATATTTTAAAGGGTTTAAAGTAAATGAAATGGGAAATAGAGTTGCCTATGCAGGAAAGGCATTTCTTACAATAGCTATGTGTCAAATTATAAATGAAGAAGGCTTATGCCTGGATGTAGTATCAGGTGGAGAGTTATATACTGCAATTAAAAGTTCTTTTCCTTTGGAGAGAGTGTATTTTCATGGAAATAACAAGACACTTGATGAAATAGACATGGGAGTAAAATATGGAGTAGGTAGATTTGTAGTAGATAATTTTTATGAAATAGAGAGAATAAACGAAGTTGCAGAAAAACATAATAAGGTGCAGAGTATTCTACTTAGAATAACCCCAGGCATTGAAGCTCACACCCATGATTATATTAAAACAGGGCAGATAGATTCAAAGTTTGGATTTACTATCTTAAATGACAACGCTTTAGAGGCAGTACGTAAGGCAGCAGCACTTCCAAATATAAATTTAGTAGGACTTCACTGCCATATAGGTTCTCAGATTTTTGAACTTGAGCCCTATGAAGAAGCTGCAGATGTAATGCTTACATTAATGAGCAGCATAAAAAATAAATTGGGGATAGAGCTTGAAGAGCTAGACTTAGGTGGTGGCTTCGGTATTCATTATAGAATGGGTGATAAGCCTAGAAGTATAGAGGAATTTTGTGAAACTATAATAAGAAGGGCAGAATATAAAGCTTTTGAACTCAATATAAAGCTTCCAAGGCTGGTTATCGAACCAGGTAGATCTATTGTTGGAAAAGCTGGTACTACCCTTTACAGCATCGGCTCTATTAAGGACATTCCAGAAGTAAGAAAATATGTGGCTGTGGATGGCGGTATGACAGATAATATAAGGCCAGCGCTTTATAAGGCAGAATATGAATGTGTAATTGCTAATAGAGTTGAAAGCAGTTCCCATGAAAAGGTGACTATATCTGGTAAGTGCTGTGAATCTGGGGATATACTTTTAAGTGATGTGGATATTCCAAGTGTAGAAAGCGGCGATATACTAGCAGTGCTTTCAACAGGAGCTTATGGGTACTCCATGTCAAGCAATTATAATAAAATACCCAGAGCTGCTGTAGTATTAGTGGGAGATGGAAAATCAAGGCTTATATGCAAGAGACAGAGTTATGAAGATTTGATTTCTACAGAATTATCACTTTAA
- the yidA gene encoding sugar-phosphatase encodes MYKLIALDMDGTLLSEDKTISKANFKAIQRAKAKGVKVVLATGRPINGIKKYLKELNLVEAGDYAVAYNGALVQRTKDGKIIADNPMNIEDLNYLYELSKKLKVHIHFLTESKCVTTEINEYSMVEATINEIPLEVADFSKIPLDTNVVKIMFVDEANYLSKVVEQLPSEVYDKYTVVRSAPYFLEFLNKKVNKGFGVGLLAENLGISHKEVICIGDAGNDIDMIKYAGLGVAMGNAFPEVKLIADYVTCTNEEDGVAKVINKFILEEEKVS; translated from the coding sequence ATGTATAAATTAATTGCCTTAGATATGGATGGAACTCTATTAAGCGAAGATAAAACAATTTCAAAAGCTAATTTTAAAGCAATTCAAAGAGCAAAGGCAAAAGGCGTTAAAGTAGTACTGGCAACCGGCCGACCTATAAATGGAATAAAAAAATATCTTAAAGAACTTAATCTAGTTGAAGCTGGTGATTACGCTGTAGCATATAACGGCGCACTAGTGCAAAGAACTAAGGATGGTAAAATAATTGCAGATAATCCAATGAATATCGAAGACCTAAATTACTTATATGAACTAAGCAAAAAGTTAAAGGTCCACATACACTTTTTAACTGAATCAAAATGCGTAACAACTGAAATAAATGAATATTCTATGGTAGAAGCTACAATAAATGAAATACCACTAGAAGTTGCTGATTTTAGTAAAATACCTTTAGATACAAATGTTGTTAAGATAATGTTCGTTGATGAAGCTAATTATCTATCAAAGGTAGTTGAGCAGCTGCCTTCCGAAGTATATGATAAGTATACAGTTGTTAGAAGCGCTCCTTATTTCTTGGAATTTTTAAATAAGAAGGTCAATAAAGGTTTTGGTGTAGGCTTACTTGCAGAAAACCTAGGTATATCTCATAAAGAAGTAATCTGTATTGGTGATGCAGGTAATGATATTGATATGATAAAATACGCTGGACTTGGAGTAGCAATGGGAAATGCCTTCCCTGAAGTTAAACTAATAGCTGACTATGTTACATGCACAAATGAAGAAGACGGCGTTGCAAAAGTAATAAACAAATTTATCCTTGAAGAAGAAAAAGTAAGCTAG
- a CDS encoding ATP-binding protein — protein MTTRIAILGGPRCGKTTLIQQLYVDMKIMGLNVGCASEYSTDYLRDKGMIESIAEQYGIYLGQQRIEDDLGIFDYAITDYATFVPYVYGRFMLGSKKRTKKEIEILKDLYYLALRDIPKYDHIFFVPREFGYSKDGVRWQDEDTAIRVDEAIKQFLVAENVPYTVVEGSTKERAKRIIEIVGLESNLE, from the coding sequence ATGACTACAAGAATAGCAATTCTAGGTGGACCAAGATGTGGTAAAACCACCTTAATACAACAATTATATGTGGACATGAAGATTATGGGATTAAATGTAGGTTGTGCTTCAGAATATAGTACAGACTATTTAAGAGATAAAGGTATGATAGAGAGCATTGCAGAGCAATATGGAATATATTTAGGTCAGCAGAGAATTGAAGATGATTTAGGCATTTTTGATTATGCAATTACTGACTATGCAACCTTTGTACCATATGTTTATGGAAGGTTTATGCTTGGTAGTAAGAAAAGAACGAAAAAAGAGATAGAAATACTAAAGGATCTTTATTATCTTGCCCTTAGGGATATACCTAAGTATGATCATATATTCTTTGTTCCAAGAGAATTTGGATACTCTAAAGATGGAGTTAGGTGGCAGGATGAAGATACAGCAATAAGAGTAGATGAGGCAATTAAGCAATTTTTAGTTGCTGAAAATGTACCTTACACAGTAGTTGAAGGTTCAACAAAGGAAAGAGCAAAGAGAATTATAGAGATTGTAGGACTAGAAAGCAATCTTGAATAA
- a CDS encoding peptide chain release factor 3, with product MSDLSREIEKRRTFAIISHPDAGKTTLTEKFLLYGGAIRLAGSVKARKAAKHAVSDWMEIEKQRGISVTSSVMQFNYDGYCINILDTPGHQDFSEDTYRTLMAADSAVMVIDGAKGVEEQTKKLFHVCSLRGIPVFTFVNKMDREARDPFELLEEIENVLGIKSYPMNWPIGSGADFKGVYDREKKVIQAFNGGNHGQTLVESVEGSIEDNVFKDLLGESLHKKLMDDIELLDIAGDEFDLDKVSSGELTPVFFGSALTNFGVEPFLEDFLKLTTAPLSRQSNIGEIDAFSPEFSAFVFKIQANMNPAHRDRIAFMRICSGEFKKGMEVFHVQGGNKVKLAQPQQFLAQDREIVETAYAGDIIGVFDPGIFSIGDTLCETSKKFKFEGIPTFAPEHFARVRTIDTMKRKQFIKGITQISQEGAIQVFKELHIGIEEIIVGVVGVLQFEVLEYRLKHEYGVDIKMDRLAYRYVRWIENTDIDVDKLNITSDSKRVKDFKDRNLIIFQSDWAISWALEHNKGLILSDVGKNNEE from the coding sequence TTGTCAGATTTAAGTAGAGAAATTGAAAAAAGAAGAACCTTTGCTATAATATCTCACCCTGACGCAGGTAAAACAACCTTAACTGAAAAGTTTTTGCTATATGGGGGAGCTATAAGACTTGCTGGTTCTGTAAAGGCGAGAAAAGCAGCAAAGCATGCTGTATCAGACTGGATGGAAATTGAAAAACAAAGAGGTATCTCTGTTACTTCTTCAGTTATGCAGTTTAATTATGATGGATACTGTATAAATATATTAGATACTCCAGGTCACCAAGATTTTAGTGAAGACACTTATAGAACCTTGATGGCTGCAGATAGTGCAGTAATGGTTATTGACGGAGCAAAAGGTGTCGAGGAACAAACAAAGAAGCTTTTCCACGTTTGCAGCTTAAGAGGAATACCAGTATTTACTTTTGTAAATAAGATGGATAGAGAAGCAAGAGACCCTTTTGAACTATTAGAGGAAATTGAAAATGTTCTTGGGATTAAGTCCTATCCAATGAATTGGCCAATAGGCTCAGGAGCGGATTTTAAAGGCGTATATGATAGAGAAAAGAAAGTAATCCAAGCTTTTAATGGAGGAAACCATGGGCAGACCCTAGTAGAATCTGTTGAAGGAAGCATAGAGGATAATGTATTTAAAGATCTTTTAGGTGAATCACTTCATAAGAAGCTTATGGATGATATCGAGCTTCTTGATATAGCTGGAGATGAATTTGATTTAGATAAAGTTAGTTCAGGTGAACTTACCCCAGTATTCTTTGGAAGTGCGCTTACAAACTTTGGGGTGGAGCCATTCCTTGAGGACTTTTTAAAGTTAACTACAGCTCCTCTTTCAAGACAATCAAACATAGGAGAAATTGATGCTTTTTCACCAGAGTTTTCAGCCTTTGTTTTCAAGATACAAGCAAATATGAATCCAGCTCATAGAGATAGAATAGCATTTATGAGAATTTGCTCTGGTGAATTCAAAAAAGGTATGGAAGTGTTCCATGTACAAGGTGGCAACAAGGTTAAGCTAGCACAGCCACAGCAATTTTTGGCTCAAGATAGAGAAATTGTAGAAACAGCTTATGCAGGTGATATTATTGGTGTGTTTGATCCAGGTATATTCAGTATAGGGGATACACTATGTGAAACTTCAAAGAAATTTAAGTTTGAAGGGATACCAACCTTTGCACCAGAACACTTTGCTAGGGTAAGAACTATAGATACTATGAAGAGAAAACAGTTTATTAAGGGTATTACTCAAATATCCCAAGAAGGAGCTATTCAGGTATTTAAGGAACTTCATATAGGAATTGAAGAAATAATAGTTGGGGTTGTAGGTGTACTCCAATTTGAAGTTCTGGAATACAGACTTAAACATGAATATGGCGTTGATATTAAGATGGATAGATTAGCTTACAGATATGTTAGATGGATTGAAAATACTGATATAGATGTAGATAAGCTAAATATAACTAGTGATAGCAAAAGAGTTAAGGACTTTAAGGATAGAAATCTTATTATTTTCCAAAGCGATTGGGCAATAAGTTGGGCTCTTGAGCACAATAAGGGGCTTATACTATCAGACGTAGGAAAGAATAACGAGGAATAA
- a CDS encoding NAD(P)/FAD-dependent oxidoreductase, with product MNLIYGNTYWNNINKNYKNYPKLSNNEVCDVVVVGAGLAGCLTAYYLSLYNVNTILIEKDLIGSGTTSSMDGMLQPELSKTLLDLSRIIPKEAAERAYKLSIKASDEFENTLFHLCKVCEFNRKDTLYINPLVDLKKEYNLRKKLDFEVKYINLPDCIEKFTINDEDAIVTKNTATIDPLKFSHTLVKAFEALGGRIYEQTPLISYDYSENKMKVSTNGFNILCKKIVFCTGLSTLKLFKKPSFSLKNTFGIVTNPVNGVKDCIDKYSMVIKDNQNLLHLRTTSDNRIMVLQYCTDEMKNMDIEAILKEKSQYLLRKVQSMYTDYNMLNIDYEWSSRYIESKDDLTYIGTHTKYPNCYFNLPAGTNSNTYSIIGAQIIKDLILYGSDCDKNLFSFER from the coding sequence ATGAATCTTATATATGGAAATACCTATTGGAATAATATTAATAAGAACTATAAAAACTATCCAAAACTGTCTAATAATGAAGTCTGCGATGTAGTAGTAGTTGGTGCTGGTCTTGCTGGCTGCCTTACAGCCTATTATTTGTCCTTATATAATGTGAATACTATATTGATTGAAAAGGATTTGATAGGTTCTGGTACAACATCTTCAATGGATGGAATGCTTCAGCCAGAACTTAGCAAAACACTTCTAGATCTTTCTAGAATTATACCAAAAGAAGCTGCTGAAAGAGCTTATAAACTATCCATAAAGGCTTCAGATGAATTTGAAAACACCTTATTTCATCTGTGCAAGGTCTGTGAATTCAATAGAAAGGATACCCTATACATCAATCCTTTAGTTGATTTGAAGAAAGAATATAACCTGCGAAAGAAATTAGATTTTGAAGTTAAATACATCAATTTGCCAGACTGCATTGAAAAATTCACTATTAATGACGAAGATGCCATTGTAACAAAAAATACTGCAACCATTGACCCACTAAAATTTTCACATACACTGGTAAAGGCTTTCGAAGCACTTGGAGGGCGAATATATGAGCAGACTCCACTAATAAGTTATGATTACTCTGAAAACAAAATGAAAGTATCTACCAACGGATTTAACATTCTTTGCAAGAAGATAGTATTTTGCACTGGATTATCAACTTTAAAACTGTTTAAAAAGCCGTCTTTTTCCTTAAAAAACACCTTTGGAATAGTAACTAATCCTGTAAATGGGGTAAAAGACTGCATTGATAAATATTCCATGGTTATTAAGGATAACCAAAATCTGCTTCACCTGAGAACTACCTCTGATAATAGGATAATGGTACTTCAATATTGCACCGATGAAATGAAAAATATGGACATTGAAGCTATACTAAAAGAAAAGAGTCAATACCTTCTTCGAAAAGTACAAAGCATGTATACTGATTATAATATGCTTAACATTGACTATGAGTGGAGTTCCAGATATATAGAAAGCAAAGATGATCTGACTTATATAGGAACTCATACAAAGTATCCTAACTGCTATTTTAATCTTCCTGCTGGAACTAATAGCAACACATATAGTATAATAGGTGCCCAAATAATTAAGGATTTAATTTTATATGGCAGTGATTGCGATAAAAACTTATTTTCTTTTGAACGATAA
- a CDS encoding phosphatase PAP2 family protein, with amino-acid sequence MVWRLIDKYFFILIGLYFLRTAILTSLYSNAGVDYKAYFYLLAFASFTAYSDMRRDVKWLPFIILCIPFLLIIQYISVHGYAFWGKMLSWQISRKIVFDLNPLFSKIPLNDAAFMRVYQSDTLTWFMRLVYQNGFVLPVILPLYRACISKDLKKAIRYALSAHIFQVFLITPFYLMFHLQEVWYVLGHPDGMARNFTPEQAAGWTLNCFPSMHTSIAFAMFLLVLREKNKLFKWIWGFFCLSVIFSTMYLEIHWVIDVIGGLILAYGTVKLVDFILAKADNLLNKPLGRFYYRHQESTYLTKYLLDIMD; translated from the coding sequence ATGGTTTGGAGACTAATAGATAAATATTTTTTTATTTTAATAGGTCTATACTTTTTAAGAACTGCTATTCTAACATCTCTATATTCTAATGCAGGCGTAGATTATAAGGCATACTTTTATTTATTAGCCTTTGCTAGCTTTACAGCATATTCTGACATGAGAAGAGATGTAAAATGGCTTCCATTTATAATACTCTGTATACCATTTTTACTTATAATCCAATACATAAGCGTACATGGGTATGCCTTTTGGGGAAAAATGCTAAGCTGGCAGATAAGCAGGAAAATAGTTTTTGATTTAAATCCCCTATTTAGTAAAATACCGCTAAATGATGCTGCTTTTATGAGGGTTTATCAATCAGATACTTTAACTTGGTTTATGCGTTTAGTTTACCAAAATGGATTTGTATTGCCAGTTATTCTACCTCTTTACAGAGCTTGCATTTCAAAAGATCTTAAAAAAGCAATACGATATGCACTTTCAGCGCATATCTTCCAAGTATTTTTAATAACACCATTTTATCTTATGTTCCACCTACAAGAGGTTTGGTATGTACTTGGACACCCAGATGGAATGGCAAGGAACTTTACTCCTGAACAAGCTGCTGGATGGACTTTAAATTGTTTTCCATCTATGCATACCTCAATAGCCTTTGCAATGTTTCTTTTAGTTTTAAGAGAAAAGAATAAGCTATTCAAATGGATATGGGGTTTCTTCTGTCTTAGCGTTATATTTTCAACCATGTACCTTGAAATACACTGGGTTATAGATGTTATTGGTGGATTAATTCTTGCCTATGGTACTGTTAAGCTTGTAGATTTTATATTAGCAAAAGCAGACAATTTACTCAATAAACCTCTTGGCAGATTTTATTATAGGCACCAAGAGTCTACCTATCTAACTAAATACCTTCTTGATATAATGGATTAA
- a CDS encoding DUF5670 family protein: MAILRWIGGFVILFWLIGLIFRIGGSLINLLLLVAAIIFVVDAIFGRRKTPR; the protein is encoded by the coding sequence ATGGCTATATTACGTTGGATAGGTGGATTTGTTATTCTATTCTGGCTAATTGGTTTAATTTTTAGAATAGGTGGAAGTTTAATCAATCTTCTACTTTTAGTAGCTGCAATAATATTTGTTGTAGATGCTATATTTGGGAGAAGGAAAACTCCAAGATAA